A genome region from Maridesulfovibrio salexigens DSM 2638 includes the following:
- a CDS encoding 2-oxoacid:acceptor oxidoreductase subunit alpha, which produces MARPRKKRNKEIFALGNEAVVEGALLAGCTFYGGYPITPSSEIMEIMAQRLPLIPNGSFIQMEDEIGGLGSVIGASLAGRKAMTATSGPGFSLMQEHLGYGCITETPLVIVNVMRGGPSTGLPTSPAQGDVQQARWGTHGDHSIIVLSASNVQECLDNTIEAFNLAEKYRTPVILLIDEITAHTREKIIIPNEDEYEVFNRIVPTMPPEWYKPYEETVRGVPPMPAIGSGYRFHVTGLTHDTNGFPTSRPDEVRELNERLFRKIDQFLHDVQLVDEVDTEDADVVVIAYGTVARSAELAVKQARDLGVKAGLLKLSTLFPYPRKATEKVMAKASTLVVPEMNMGQISREVKRVNNGQVSVRTINKVDGQIITPAEILKVLTRV; this is translated from the coding sequence ATGGCCAGACCTAGAAAAAAAAGAAACAAAGAGATTTTCGCTCTGGGCAACGAGGCTGTTGTTGAAGGTGCGCTTCTGGCAGGCTGTACCTTTTACGGCGGTTATCCCATTACTCCTTCATCGGAGATTATGGAGATAATGGCTCAGAGATTACCGCTCATCCCTAATGGTTCATTTATCCAGATGGAAGATGAAATCGGTGGACTCGGATCGGTTATCGGTGCGTCGCTGGCGGGCAGGAAAGCTATGACTGCTACTTCCGGTCCCGGTTTTTCCCTTATGCAGGAGCATTTGGGGTACGGATGTATTACCGAGACTCCGCTGGTAATTGTTAACGTCATGCGCGGCGGTCCCAGTACCGGTCTTCCCACTTCCCCGGCTCAGGGTGATGTGCAGCAGGCCCGTTGGGGAACACATGGCGATCATTCCATTATAGTTCTTTCAGCTTCAAATGTTCAGGAATGTCTTGATAATACTATTGAGGCTTTTAACCTTGCAGAGAAATACCGTACTCCGGTAATCCTGCTTATTGATGAGATTACCGCTCATACCCGTGAGAAGATCATCATCCCCAATGAGGATGAGTATGAGGTCTTCAACCGTATTGTACCGACGATGCCCCCGGAATGGTATAAGCCTTACGAAGAAACCGTGCGTGGCGTACCTCCTATGCCGGCCATCGGTTCCGGTTACCGTTTCCATGTTACCGGGTTGACTCATGATACCAATGGTTTTCCCACATCCCGCCCTGATGAAGTTCGTGAACTGAACGAACGGTTGTTCCGCAAAATTGATCAGTTCCTGCACGATGTGCAGTTGGTTGATGAAGTGGATACCGAGGATGCGGATGTTGTTGTCATTGCTTACGGCACAGTGGCTCGTTCTGCTGAGCTTGCTGTTAAGCAGGCCCGCGATCTGGGTGTAAAAGCCGGTTTGCTCAAGCTTTCAACTCTGTTCCCTTATCCAAGGAAAGCGACAGAGAAAGTTATGGCCAAGGCCAGCACCCTTGTTGTTCCTGAAATGAATATGGGACAAATCTCAAGGGAAGTGAAAAGGGTCAATAATGGTCAGGTAAGCGTGCGGACAATCAATAAGGTCGATGGGCAGATCATTACCCCGGCTGAAATCCTCAAAGTCTTAACACGGGTGTAG
- a CDS encoding 2-oxoacid:ferredoxin oxidoreductase subunit beta has protein sequence MVDMKGTQLIHEYLRHNKKFPHVFCAGCGHGIVLGSLIRSIHGLGLSKDEVCVVAGIGCSGRLAAYVDFNTVHTTHGRALTFATGIKMAKPNMHVIVVMGDGDSMAIGGNHLIHAARRNIGVTALILNNNIYGMTGGQCSPTTPSGSFSMTTPLGQMEQSFDCVELCSAAKANYVARGTVFHVKKLDQMIMDGISNPGFGVVEILTPCHTQYGRKNKYKTPVDMYKMLKKDVIDIERYEKLSEAEKANKVPSGVFVQKDEPGLEEKFYEMAARCQGGA, from the coding sequence ATGGTTGATATGAAAGGTACACAGCTCATTCATGAGTACTTAAGGCATAACAAGAAGTTTCCGCACGTTTTCTGTGCAGGCTGCGGGCATGGCATTGTGCTCGGTTCACTGATCAGGTCTATTCACGGTCTCGGTCTGTCCAAGGACGAGGTTTGTGTTGTCGCCGGTATCGGTTGCTCCGGCAGGCTGGCGGCATACGTCGATTTTAATACCGTTCACACCACACACGGCCGTGCATTGACTTTCGCTACCGGTATCAAGATGGCTAAACCCAATATGCACGTTATCGTGGTTATGGGTGATGGCGACTCAATGGCTATCGGCGGTAACCATTTGATCCATGCAGCGCGCAGGAATATCGGTGTGACTGCCCTTATTCTCAATAATAACATTTACGGTATGACCGGCGGACAATGTTCACCGACTACACCGTCCGGTTCATTCTCCATGACGACTCCTCTCGGTCAGATGGAGCAGAGTTTTGATTGCGTGGAGCTTTGCTCTGCTGCTAAGGCCAACTATGTGGCCCGTGGAACTGTTTTCCATGTTAAGAAATTGGACCAGATGATCATGGACGGAATTAGCAATCCCGGTTTTGGTGTAGTGGAGATCCTTACTCCCTGCCATACCCAGTACGGACGCAAGAATAAGTACAAAACCCCGGTGGATATGTATAAAATGCTCAAGAAGGATGTCATCGACATTGAGCGTTATGAAAAACTTAGCGAAGCGGAAAAAGCCAACAAGGTTCCTTCCGGCGTGTTCGTGCAGAAAGATGAGCCCGGTCTGGAAGAAAAATTCTATGAAATGGCTGCTAGATGTCAGGGAGGTGCGTAA
- a CDS encoding 2-oxoacid:acceptor oxidoreductase family protein: MKNQSLDRFEIRLSGLGGQGILTLGKVMGSGLALGHGYFVTQTQSYGPEARGGASRSDLVISSSVISYPKAESVDLLIALSQEACNMYYRNLKPGGLLMIETDLVKQPPVNQFIGLPFTKLAKDKLGLPQAMNTIVLGAATYLLPFAQQRTMRKNLEEVLPAKIRDINVKAFNMGFREAKKSFGDPEKLWKDNSVIVSDEDSDYDSI; this comes from the coding sequence ATGAAAAATCAATCTTTGGATAGATTTGAAATACGCCTCTCCGGTCTTGGCGGTCAGGGGATTTTGACTTTGGGTAAAGTTATGGGGTCCGGTCTGGCTCTTGGGCACGGCTATTTTGTGACCCAGACCCAGAGTTATGGTCCGGAAGCCCGTGGCGGTGCCAGCCGTTCTGATCTGGTAATTTCTTCCAGTGTGATCAGCTACCCGAAGGCTGAATCCGTTGATTTGCTTATCGCTCTGAGTCAGGAAGCGTGTAACATGTATTACCGTAACCTGAAGCCCGGTGGCCTGCTTATGATTGAGACCGACCTGGTCAAGCAGCCCCCCGTTAACCAGTTTATCGGTCTGCCGTTCACCAAGCTTGCAAAGGATAAGCTGGGGCTGCCTCAGGCTATGAATACAATTGTTCTGGGTGCTGCAACTTACTTGTTGCCATTTGCCCAGCAACGCACCATGCGCAAGAATCTTGAAGAAGTTCTGCCTGCAAAGATCAGGGATATCAACGTCAAGGCATTCAACATGGGCTTCCGTGAAGCCAAGAAGAGTTTTGGTGATCCCGAAAAACTTTGGAAGGATAATTCCGTAATCGTCTCGGACGAGGATTCAGATTACGATTCCATCTAG
- a CDS encoding sigma-54-dependent Fis family transcriptional regulator yields MTRNGLTERVDNIYLSTLSEILDSVAPHHDLEPSLNAILEVLSKDLHFPRAFLAIMDPESEKLKLSITHSPAKDYTATYAPGKGVVGKVYETGESVIIPRMSDDDQMLNKAFNRSEEEQKALSFICVPVIRTDSDGNQEVIGALSVDSPILPMDDLHEHKHFLEVVAALISNQVSRLQEEMSLQAQMLSQGMMPGAVDVPPPADFVATSKSMKQVLRQARQVGPSRATALLRGESGTGKELLAEAIHSCSPRRDKPLVKLNCAALPAELVESELFGHQKGAFTGAYQNKRGLFEIANNGTLFLDEIGELSLDAQAKVLRAIQEKEIQRVGSEQPIAVDVRLICATHQPLEQLLRDGKFREDLFYRINVFPVFIPPLRERREDILPLAEKFLDLFSGEYNKEIKRISSPAIDLFTQYHWPGNVRELKNCIERAVLICEEEVIRTYHLPPTLQTAESTATDTSLSFGEAVAKFEQELLVDSLKKARGNMLQAARDLRVSYRIVNYKVKKYNIDVKKYAGAKKKK; encoded by the coding sequence ATGACTAGAAACGGACTGACGGAACGAGTGGACAATATTTATCTTTCAACTTTGAGTGAAATTCTTGACTCTGTAGCTCCCCATCATGATTTGGAACCAAGCCTCAATGCGATTCTTGAAGTTCTGTCCAAAGATCTCCACTTCCCGCGTGCATTCCTGGCCATTATGGACCCGGAATCGGAAAAGCTGAAGCTTTCCATTACCCATAGCCCAGCAAAAGACTACACAGCCACGTACGCACCGGGCAAAGGCGTTGTGGGTAAAGTATACGAAACGGGTGAATCTGTAATTATCCCCAGAATGTCTGATGATGATCAGATGCTCAATAAAGCTTTCAACAGGTCTGAAGAAGAGCAGAAGGCTCTTTCCTTCATCTGCGTTCCTGTAATAAGGACTGATTCAGACGGAAATCAGGAAGTAATCGGTGCTCTGAGCGTCGACTCCCCCATCCTGCCCATGGATGACCTGCATGAACACAAGCATTTCCTTGAAGTTGTAGCAGCCCTTATTTCCAATCAGGTTTCCCGCTTGCAGGAAGAAATGTCCCTGCAGGCCCAGATGCTTTCTCAGGGAATGATGCCCGGAGCGGTGGATGTTCCTCCACCGGCAGACTTCGTGGCCACTTCCAAAAGCATGAAGCAGGTTCTCCGGCAGGCCCGTCAGGTCGGCCCCAGCCGCGCTACCGCCCTGCTTAGAGGTGAATCAGGAACAGGTAAGGAACTCCTTGCCGAAGCGATTCATTCATGCAGCCCCAGAAGAGACAAGCCGCTGGTAAAACTCAACTGCGCTGCACTGCCTGCTGAACTGGTTGAAAGTGAACTTTTCGGACACCAGAAAGGTGCGTTCACCGGAGCTTACCAGAACAAACGCGGTCTCTTTGAAATCGCCAATAACGGAACTCTCTTCCTTGATGAAATCGGGGAACTTTCCCTTGACGCACAGGCCAAGGTACTGCGCGCAATTCAGGAAAAAGAAATCCAGCGTGTCGGTTCTGAACAGCCCATAGCTGTTGATGTTCGCCTGATCTGCGCGACACACCAGCCCTTGGAACAGCTGCTGCGTGACGGCAAATTCAGAGAAGACCTTTTCTACCGCATCAACGTTTTCCCTGTGTTTATTCCGCCTTTGCGTGAACGCCGTGAAGACATTCTGCCGTTGGCTGAAAAATTCCTCGACTTGTTTTCCGGTGAATACAATAAGGAAATTAAACGCATATCCAGCCCCGCAATCGATCTCTTCACCCAGTACCACTGGCCGGGGAACGTTCGTGAGCTGAAAAACTGCATCGAGCGAGCGGTACTCATCTGCGAGGAAGAGGTAATCAGAACTTACCACCTGCCGCCGACCCTGCAGACCGCGGAATCAACAGCCACCGACACCTCTCTTTCCTTTGGTGAGGCTGTAGCGAAGTTCGAACAGGAACTGTTGGTTGATTCCCTGAAAAAGGCACGCGGCAACATGCTGCAAGCCGCCAGAGACCTGCGAGTCAGTTACCGTATCGTTAACTACAAGGTTAAAAAGTACAATATTGACGTCAAGAAATACGCAGGCGCTAAAAAGAAAAAATAA
- a CDS encoding indolepyruvate oxidoreductase subunit beta, with protein MSDRLRIFMTGVGGQGTLTATNLLAQAVLDCGIDVTAGEIHGMAQRGGVVESALLIGLASPKIGHGEADVILGFEPLETLRALPYLKPGGTVLSSTEYIPPLAVCTGKAENTPLEIIKEKVATCAGKAYYLPCQSLGLEAGAVQSGNIALLGALCATGCIPLKPEQLAETIKSAMKPKIADINLKALELGVKAVS; from the coding sequence ATGAGTGATAGGTTGCGTATATTCATGACCGGGGTCGGCGGACAGGGAACCCTGACAGCCACCAACCTCCTCGCACAGGCGGTTCTTGACTGCGGTATCGATGTCACTGCCGGCGAAATTCACGGAATGGCCCAGCGTGGCGGTGTTGTAGAATCTGCACTTCTCATCGGACTGGCCTCCCCTAAAATCGGACACGGCGAAGCAGACGTAATCCTCGGTTTTGAGCCTCTGGAAACCCTGCGTGCCCTGCCCTACCTCAAACCCGGCGGAACAGTGCTTTCCAGCACCGAATACATTCCGCCTCTTGCCGTATGCACAGGTAAAGCAGAAAACACCCCTCTTGAAATTATCAAGGAAAAGGTTGCTACCTGCGCCGGAAAAGCATACTACCTCCCCTGCCAGTCTCTCGGCCTTGAAGCCGGTGCTGTGCAGAGTGGTAACATTGCCCTTCTCGGAGCTCTCTGCGCCACAGGATGCATTCCCCTTAAACCGGAACAATTGGCCGAAACAATTAAATCAGCCATGAAACCGAAAATTGCGGATATCAACCTGAAGGCTCTGGAACTCGGAGTGAAGGCAGTATCATAA
- the iorA gene encoding indolepyruvate ferredoxin oxidoreductase subunit alpha yields the protein MAHPLLKDSPGMKKLLLGNEAIVRGAIEAGIQVVTCYPGTPSSEVPDTFFRLSPEGDFTFEYSVNEKVALEVGGGATLAGAMTLTTMKHVGVNVAADPLMTLAYTGTPGGMVLLSADDPGCHSSQNEQDNRYYARLAGMPCFEPSTAQEAKDMTRDALNMSREMSAPFLLRTTTRVNHLRGPVEYGDIAKLAPAEGFKKNPAQFVPIPAFARRMHVDLLEKLEKLREMAETSKYNKISGNGKIGIVASGICRAYLADALADTGLADKFKILELGFTYPLPTKMITDFISSVEKVVVLEELEPFLENEIRILAQKNSIAVEVIGKDNALLPLNDEYSTLNITAIIREVLGMEAEKIESCPAEEGLPMRPPNLCAGCTHRAAYYAVKKVFGPDAVCSSDIGCYTLGILPPLNAADFLLCMGSSISAGSGAARAAGQTVVGFIGDSTFFHSGITGLVNAVFNQHDILLVVLDNSTTAMTGHQPHPGVETTALGSNPAQVDIESIVKGCGVNEIRTVNPLNQKALTKDLEDLKAMKGVRVLIAKAPCPLFARRTLKKAPGQTAYVVNQTEEVLKVMEELACPAFEKTAEGVEINEILCSGCMLCLQLTKDIKARKRSS from the coding sequence ATGGCTCACCCACTTCTCAAGGACAGTCCGGGCATGAAAAAGCTGCTTCTCGGCAATGAAGCCATTGTCAGAGGCGCAATTGAAGCCGGTATCCAGGTAGTTACATGCTACCCCGGCACCCCCTCCTCCGAAGTTCCGGACACTTTCTTCCGCCTTTCTCCTGAAGGCGACTTCACTTTTGAATACTCGGTTAATGAAAAGGTCGCACTTGAAGTTGGCGGTGGTGCCACTCTCGCAGGTGCAATGACCCTGACCACTATGAAGCATGTCGGCGTAAACGTTGCTGCCGACCCGCTCATGACTCTGGCTTACACCGGCACCCCCGGCGGTATGGTACTGCTTTCCGCAGACGACCCCGGATGCCACTCAAGCCAGAACGAACAGGACAACCGCTACTACGCACGCCTTGCCGGTATGCCCTGCTTCGAGCCTTCCACAGCTCAGGAAGCCAAGGATATGACCCGCGATGCGCTGAATATGTCCCGCGAGATGTCTGCTCCGTTCCTGCTTCGCACCACCACCCGAGTCAACCATCTTCGCGGTCCGGTTGAATACGGTGATATCGCCAAGCTTGCTCCTGCTGAAGGATTCAAAAAGAATCCCGCTCAGTTCGTACCAATCCCGGCTTTTGCCCGCAGAATGCACGTAGATCTTCTTGAAAAGCTAGAAAAGCTGCGTGAAATGGCAGAAACCTCCAAGTACAACAAAATTTCCGGCAACGGAAAAATCGGTATTGTAGCTTCCGGTATCTGTAGAGCTTATCTCGCAGATGCACTGGCTGATACCGGCCTTGCCGATAAATTTAAAATCCTTGAGTTGGGCTTCACTTATCCGCTGCCCACCAAGATGATTACCGACTTTATCTCTTCCGTAGAAAAAGTTGTTGTCCTCGAAGAGCTTGAGCCTTTCCTTGAAAATGAAATCAGGATTCTGGCCCAGAAGAACTCTATTGCAGTAGAAGTAATCGGTAAAGATAACGCACTGCTGCCGCTGAATGACGAATACTCCACCCTGAACATCACCGCGATTATCCGCGAAGTTCTGGGTATGGAAGCCGAAAAGATCGAAAGCTGTCCCGCAGAAGAAGGACTGCCCATGCGTCCGCCGAACCTCTGTGCAGGCTGTACACACCGTGCCGCCTACTACGCAGTTAAAAAGGTATTCGGTCCTGATGCTGTATGTTCTTCTGATATCGGTTGTTACACCCTCGGTATTCTGCCTCCGCTCAACGCTGCTGACTTCCTGCTTTGCATGGGTTCCTCCATCTCCGCAGGTTCCGGAGCAGCAAGAGCCGCAGGACAGACCGTAGTCGGCTTTATCGGTGACTCCACTTTCTTCCATTCCGGCATCACCGGTCTGGTTAACGCAGTATTCAACCAGCACGACATCCTGCTGGTCGTTCTTGACAACTCCACCACCGCCATGACCGGGCACCAGCCCCACCCCGGCGTTGAAACCACCGCACTGGGTTCCAACCCTGCGCAGGTTGACATCGAGTCCATTGTCAAGGGTTGCGGCGTTAACGAAATCCGCACCGTGAATCCGTTGAACCAAAAAGCCCTTACCAAAGACCTTGAAGATCTGAAGGCCATGAAAGGCGTGCGTGTCCTTATCGCTAAGGCCCCATGTCCTCTCTTCGCCCGCAGAACCCTTAAAAAAGCCCCCGGACAGACTGCTTACGTAGTTAATCAGACTGAAGAAGTGCTTAAGGTAATGGAAGAGCTTGCCTGCCCCGCATTTGAAAAAACTGCGGAAGGCGTAGAAATTAACGAAATCCTTTGTTCCGGCTGTATGCTCTGCCTGCAGCTGACTAAAGATATTAAAGCCCGGAAAAGGAGCAGCTAA
- a CDS encoding tetratricopeptide repeat protein, which yields MEEQNNTQDILNQVHESTPDTLHPILDYIIKNGKMIAAGVAAIILIAGGVSGFKYMNQQKLIKAQSEMGTILIKYSGAKQAEELSAFEKDVPASMKPAVQLALAKAWMDAGSYADAKAVWAAIAKTSPEMAPVAALGQAKCLMLENKAGEAVTVLQKMKESAGASYASSINRLLGEAAEKAGNAQVAIQAYQALLTSSPQEASFFEFKIKELKAKI from the coding sequence ATGGAAGAACAAAACAACACACAGGACATTCTGAATCAGGTTCACGAATCCACCCCCGACACCCTGCACCCTATCCTTGACTACATTATTAAGAACGGAAAGATGATTGCAGCCGGGGTTGCGGCTATTATTCTTATCGCCGGTGGCGTCTCCGGGTTCAAATACATGAACCAGCAGAAACTGATCAAAGCCCAAAGCGAAATGGGAACTATCCTGATCAAGTACAGCGGAGCAAAACAGGCTGAAGAACTGTCTGCTTTTGAAAAAGATGTTCCCGCATCCATGAAGCCCGCAGTGCAACTTGCCCTCGCCAAGGCATGGATGGACGCAGGTAGTTATGCCGATGCTAAAGCAGTATGGGCTGCTATTGCCAAAACTTCTCCCGAGATGGCACCTGTTGCTGCTCTCGGACAGGCTAAATGCCTGATGCTTGAGAACAAAGCAGGTGAAGCAGTTACCGTTCTTCAGAAAATGAAAGAGAGCGCAGGTGCATCTTACGCATCTTCCATCAACAGACTGCTTGGTGAAGCAGCAGAGAAAGCCGGCAACGCTCAGGTTGCAATTCAGGCTTATCAGGCATTGCTGACCAGTTCTCCTCAGGAAGCTTCTTTCTTTGAGTTCAAAATCAAAGAGCTCAAGGCTAAAATCTAA
- a CDS encoding glutamate-5-semialdehyde dehydrogenase produces the protein MSHSEAMKAVAVKAKEASRKIACADGTARNAAIIELAALLEQEKEFIFAENKKDLDAAKERGLDQARLQRLEITPSVLEYMIQGCNEVAGQADPVGEIEKMERRPNGMMVGKMRIPLGVIMMIFESRPNVTVDAAVLCLKAGNSVILRGGSEAIHSNLALASLLQKALGKADLPAEAVQVVEVTDREAVGELLKLDEYIDVVIPRGGEGLIRAVVSQATMPVLKHYKGVCHMYVDSDCEIPEAMDIIKNAKTQKPAACNSLECLLVHEDIAKEILPSLGVLLGACGVTMKGCPRAMPLLGPKAIAADFDDWGMEYLDLILCVKVVSTQDEAQDHISRYGSNHSEVILTKNHDRAMRFIREVDASMVGVNASTRFNDGGQLGLGAEIGISTSKLHSYGPMGATELTSTKFVLLGNWDVRN, from the coding sequence ATGAGCCATTCTGAAGCAATGAAAGCTGTGGCTGTAAAGGCCAAGGAAGCTTCCCGAAAAATAGCCTGTGCCGACGGCACCGCAAGGAATGCGGCCATCATCGAGCTGGCTGCTTTGCTGGAGCAGGAAAAAGAATTTATTTTTGCAGAGAATAAAAAGGATCTCGATGCAGCTAAAGAGCGTGGTTTGGATCAGGCCCGCTTGCAGCGTCTGGAAATTACCCCTTCTGTTTTGGAGTATATGATTCAAGGCTGCAACGAGGTTGCCGGACAGGCTGATCCTGTAGGCGAAATTGAGAAGATGGAACGCCGCCCCAACGGTATGATGGTTGGCAAAATGCGTATCCCTCTGGGCGTGATTATGATGATTTTCGAATCTCGTCCAAATGTTACTGTCGATGCCGCTGTACTTTGTCTCAAGGCCGGTAACTCAGTCATTCTGCGCGGTGGATCAGAGGCAATTCATTCTAACCTTGCGCTTGCTTCTTTGTTGCAGAAGGCTCTCGGCAAGGCAGATCTTCCTGCTGAGGCTGTACAGGTTGTCGAAGTTACTGACCGTGAAGCCGTTGGAGAACTGCTCAAGTTGGATGAGTATATTGACGTAGTCATTCCCCGCGGTGGTGAAGGGCTGATTCGCGCAGTTGTCTCTCAGGCAACAATGCCTGTGCTCAAGCACTACAAAGGCGTATGCCATATGTATGTAGATAGTGATTGTGAGATTCCCGAGGCAATGGACATTATCAAAAATGCCAAGACTCAGAAGCCCGCAGCCTGCAACTCTCTTGAGTGTCTGCTTGTCCATGAAGATATTGCAAAGGAAATTCTGCCTTCCCTTGGTGTTCTGCTTGGAGCATGCGGTGTGACTATGAAAGGTTGTCCTCGCGCGATGCCTCTGCTCGGGCCCAAGGCTATTGCTGCGGATTTCGATGATTGGGGTATGGAATATCTGGATCTTATCCTTTGTGTTAAAGTTGTCAGCACTCAGGATGAAGCTCAGGATCACATTTCCCGCTATGGTTCCAACCATAGTGAGGTTATCCTGACTAAGAACCATGATCGCGCTATGCGATTCATCCGCGAAGTTGATGCTTCTATGGTCGGTGTTAACGCGTCTACCCGTTTCAACGATGGCGGACAGCTCGGACTTGGTGCGGAGATCGGTATTTCCACCTCCAAGCTTCATTCTTACGGTCCTATGGGGGCAACTGAACTTACTTCAACTAAGTTCGTACTCCTTGGTAATTGGGATGTTAGAAATTAG
- the nadD gene encoding nicotinate-nucleotide adenylyltransferase, giving the protein MKIGLFGGSFNPVHLTHLDVANGVLKRLGLDKVLFVPAGNPYHKEQGEMLSAELRYELVKKAVQGCSGLGVSDIDISADGPTYTVDTLREASRRYPDAELYFIMGQDSLETFTTWKGWQSIPELANVVAVSRAEADHGAMSQELKRIFPEVVESGQDVWQMKGGKSIYIIGDFDFVISSTLVREEWKKGRDVSKLVPKAVAECMNEKGDKLKKFWR; this is encoded by the coding sequence ATGAAAATCGGTTTGTTTGGCGGTAGTTTCAACCCTGTTCACCTGACGCATCTTGATGTCGCAAACGGTGTTTTGAAACGGCTTGGCCTTGATAAGGTCCTGTTTGTTCCGGCTGGTAATCCTTATCATAAAGAGCAGGGCGAAATGCTTTCTGCTGAGCTGCGTTATGAACTGGTGAAAAAGGCTGTACAGGGCTGTTCCGGTCTTGGTGTCAGCGATATTGATATTTCAGCAGATGGCCCTACCTATACCGTCGATACTTTGCGCGAAGCCTCTCGTCGGTATCCAGATGCCGAACTCTATTTTATCATGGGGCAGGATTCGCTGGAGACATTCACTACATGGAAGGGCTGGCAGAGTATTCCAGAATTAGCCAATGTTGTTGCTGTGAGTAGGGCAGAAGCTGATCATGGCGCTATGTCTCAAGAATTGAAGCGTATTTTTCCTGAAGTAGTCGAAAGCGGGCAAGATGTCTGGCAAATGAAGGGCGGAAAGTCGATTTACATTATCGGAGATTTTGATTTTGTAATCAGTTCCACTTTAGTTCGTGAGGAGTGGAAAAAGGGACGGGATGTGTCCAAGCTGGTCCCGAAAGCTGTTGCTGAATGCATGAATGAAAAGGGTGATAAGCTAAAGAAATTTTGGCGCTAG
- a CDS encoding glycosyltransferase family 9 protein, whose product MRAMTNTNHKVVFRLSALGDVVLTTGVIEYWAQKYNCTFTVITKSSSSPVLENNPHIKNVISLDKKDLGDLAWVKKAGQIAAEYEGCELIDLHSTLRSRILAARWKGKVSRYNKFSLERRMFKMTRSAKLNTKLSELRVTQRYASALEENIPATSELIPRIYLTDDEREIAHTLIDEHDLGQDFISLHPYATHPDKAWPEENWITLINKLDDAGIKWTIIGRDDNVFEPQSEGCNFTSQLQLRETCALLENSALLITGDSGPMHLSAAVGTPVIAMFGPTSKAWGFYPAGPRDVVLESDMDCRPCSLHGKSNCKKDRECLRNITPEDVFEKILDLMR is encoded by the coding sequence ATGCGCGCGATGACAAACACAAATCACAAAGTAGTATTCAGGCTAAGCGCCCTTGGGGACGTAGTGCTGACCACTGGCGTAATTGAGTATTGGGCACAAAAGTACAACTGCACCTTCACAGTTATTACCAAAAGTTCCAGCAGCCCTGTATTAGAAAATAATCCTCATATCAAAAATGTCATCAGCCTTGATAAAAAAGACCTTGGTGATCTGGCTTGGGTAAAAAAAGCCGGACAGATTGCCGCCGAATATGAAGGCTGCGAACTCATCGACCTGCACTCCACACTGCGTTCCAGAATCCTTGCCGCACGCTGGAAAGGAAAGGTCTCCCGCTACAACAAATTTTCACTTGAACGCCGCATGTTCAAGATGACCCGCTCCGCCAAACTGAACACCAAGCTTTCGGAACTCAGGGTTACCCAGCGCTATGCCTCGGCCCTTGAAGAAAACATCCCGGCTACATCTGAACTCATACCCAGAATATATCTTACTGACGATGAAAGGGAAATCGCGCACACACTGATTGACGAGCACGACCTGGGACAGGATTTCATTTCCCTGCATCCATATGCCACCCATCCGGACAAAGCGTGGCCTGAAGAAAACTGGATCACGCTCATCAATAAGCTGGATGATGCTGGAATAAAGTGGACTATCATTGGACGTGACGACAATGTTTTTGAGCCCCAGTCAGAAGGCTGCAACTTCACCAGTCAGTTACAATTACGCGAAACATGCGCCCTGCTGGAGAATTCTGCACTGCTGATCACCGGAGATTCCGGCCCCATGCATCTTTCCGCGGCGGTGGGAACCCCCGTAATCGCCATGTTCGGTCCCACTTCAAAGGCTTGGGGATTCTACCCCGCCGGACCACGTGATGTCGTTCTTGAATCTGATATGGACTGCCGCCCTTGCTCTCTGCACGGCAAGAGCAATTGCAAAAAAGACCGGGAATGCCTTAGAAACATCACTCCCGAAGATGTGTTTGAAAAGATTTTAGACTTGATGCGCTAA